In Microplitis mediator isolate UGA2020A chromosome 2, iyMicMedi2.1, whole genome shotgun sequence, a single window of DNA contains:
- the LOC130662985 gene encoding LMBR1 domain-containing protein 2 homolog, protein MSVGPLVTEIVLAFCLATTLLYRYGNIFRNHIVVTVSVLIAWYFSLLIIFVLPLDVSSTVYRQCIEHNNHYNSSVTTDNSSNNNVTIKCEKPWSSVPDSVFPNLWRIVYWTSQCLTWLILPLMQSYIKAGDFTVKGKLKSALIDNAIYYGSYLFICGILLIYIALKPGLDLDGQKLKAIASSASNTWGLFLLIMLLGYALVEVPRGLWNASKPGFTLQYSYFKASKLNLEKCEAEETVDDILESLQAASIAISSTHPFHRNLETIFQKVPAELKDRMNRRQLAEDAHTSAPSEKSLIRLHRQTIKALQTLQRTETQWGILVETIFHLEDIAKNQTNHDRRFKSSFPVSRPLFIRFIYNPTLEWYWNCIIKSHVQKVLAIAAGCLSVAVVWSEVTFFNKSPVLSLFAQFLNLASAKYDYLTIEILSTMIIAYLCYCAYSTVLKIRLLNLYYLAPHHQTNEYSLIFSGMMLCRLTPPMCLNFLGLIHMDSHIIKTHILETHYTQVMGHMDVISIISDGFNVYFPMAILGFCLATYFSLGSRLLSVLGFQQFLGDDEVTTDLVDEGRELIQRERRRRQRIEESILRRREFQERTNNPTRNRNSRQSVDTVRSVKRDESTESVRAGLLRDFDTSDYYVGTTFNSSPNTYGVYERNGYQSSDFYDINNDDNNAGSYSSSSVNTNNNNNNNNSSSNYSRAPPRRIFDDV, encoded by the exons atgaGTGTCGGACCTCTGGTAACGGAGATAGTGCTGGCATTTTGCCTGGCCACGACACTTTTATACCGATATGGAAATATATTTAGAAATCATATTGTTGTTACCGTATCTGTACTTATTGCTTGGTACTTTTCATTACtaattatatttgttttacCATTAGATGTATCATct acTGTATATAGGCAGTGCATAGAACACAATAACCATTACAATTCATCAGTTACTACAGACaacagtagtaataataatgtaacAATAAAATGTGAGAAACCATGGTCCAGTGTACCGGACAGTGTGTTTCCAAATTTATGGCGGATTGTATACTGGACGTCGCAATGCTTGACGTGGTTGATATTACCATTGATGCAATCGTACATAAAAGCTGGTGATTTCACAGTAAAAGGGAAATTAAAATCTGCTTTAATAGACAATGCTATTTATTATGGaagttatttgtttatttgcggtatattattgatatatattgcATTGAAACCTGGTTTAGATCTTGATgg tcaaaaattaaaagccATCGCGTCGTCGGCTTCCAATACATGgggactttttttattaataatgctaCTGGGTTACGCATTAGTTGAAGTACCACGTGGATTATGGAATGCTAGTAAACCGGGTTTTACTTTGCAGTACAGTTACTTTAAAGCttcgaaattaaatttagaaaaatgcgAGGCTGAAGAAACTGTCGATGATATTTTagag TCGTTGCAAGCAGCGTCAATAGCGATAAGCAGCACGCATCCGTTTCATCGTAATTTAGaaacaatatttcaaaaagttccCGCTGAATTAAAAGATCGTATGAATAGAAGACAACTTGCTGAAGATGCGCATACTAGTGCGCCTTCTGAAAAATCTTTGATTCGATTGCACAGACAA acAATTAAAGCTCTACAGACACTCCAAAGAACGGAAACTCAGTGGGGAATTTTGGTCGAGACAATTTTTCATCTTGAAGATATTGCGAAAAATCAAACGAATCATGACAGAAGATTTAAATCATCATTTCCGGTTTCTCGCCCACTTTTCattcgttttatttataatccaaCACTag AATGGTATTGGAATTGTATAATCAAAAGTCATGTACAAAAAGTACTAGCAATAGCTGCCGGTTGTTTATCAGTAGCAGTGGTTTGGTCTGAAGTGACTTTCTTCAATAAATCACCAGTGCTGTCACTATTtgctcaatttttaaatttagcttCTGCAAAATACGACTACTTAACAATCGAG ATTTTATCAACGATGATCATTGCATATCTCTGTTACTGTGCATACTCGACAGTACTTAAAATACGTCTGCTGAATCTCTACTACCTGGCACCTCATCACCAGACCAACGAGTACAGTTTAATATTCAGCGGCATGATGCTGTGTCGCTTGACACCACCAATGTGTCTAAATTTTCTGGGATTAATTCACATGGACTCGCACATTATCAAAACGCACATACTAGAGACCCATTACACCCAAGTTATGGGACACATGGACGTCATATCAATAATATCTGACGGTTTCAATGTCTACTTTCCAATGGCTATCTTGGGATTTTGTCTAGCGACTTACTTTAGTCTTGGCAGTAGACTATTATCTGTACTGGGGTTCCAACAATTTCTTGGTGATGATGAAGTTACTACTGATCTTGTTGATGAAGGGAGAGAATTAATACAACGag AGAGACGTAGAAGACAACGCATTGAAGAATCAATACTTCGCCGTCGTGAATTTCAAGAACGAACAAATAATCCAACACGTAATCGTAATTCACGACAAAGTGTCGATACCG TACGATCTGTTAAACGTGACGAATCTACTGAATCAGTAAGAGCAGGTCTATTGCGTGATTTCGATACCTCTGATTACTATGTCGGCACGACATTTAATTCATCACCAAACACATATGGAGTGTACGAACGTAACGGTTATCAGTCCAGCGatttttatgatataaataatgatgacAATAATGCGGGATCCTATTCGTCATCATCAGTAAAcactaacaataataataataataataacagtagtAGTAATTACAGTAGAGCACCACCACGAAGAATATTTGATGATGTGTGA
- the LOC130662984 gene encoding glycogen debranching enzyme-like: protein MANTENHIDDTREVDVRILTLNKGEHQDGILFRVKKGWQIEFRLGPSLFGKSVDIFTNHPLTDDKKFDRHTYYRLRWVNDAAVVRVSFAGSFHYYITDAKEKNEIKPLASGYVLVEPELPIGKDKKLPLECIQCQTVLSKCLGVFSSWREKLLVSINSGYNTIHFTPIQELGGSKSAYCLNDQLKLNPGFNDSEDKPVTFDDVEKLTNELRNEMNVLSIGDIVLNHTANESSFLVEHPECSYNCLNCPHLRPAYLLDAALFELTVQVAAEEWEFKGIPSVVETEDHLHSIRYALHTYFLPLVKIHELFTLDIDQIVGEFLNLARSQMPQEPDQQTSDKENTIKIIQDPQFRRLKASVDMKLALRIYNIYRQDCFDEETRLKRCAEEFRKTIQGLNEAIITEIQNHLDAAVENTVATIRYFRVQEDGPRLKEVSARNPLTARYFTDYGSPQSLIERETIMYSDNGCYLMAHNGWLINSDPLKNFADRDSNIYLRRDLIAWADIVKLRYGNKPEDNPFLWKHMTEYVEQTARIFDGVRLDNCHSTPIPVAEFMLDAARRIRPDLYVVAELFTNSDKKDNIFVNRLGITSFIREAMSAWDSHEEGRLIYRYGGEPVGAFFQSKQRPLVPCIAYALFMDQTHDNPSPIEKRSVFDLLPSAALVSMACCASGSNRGYDELVPHHIHVIDENREYTAWNEKEATDSNAKYVGSMTGIISAKRAFNNLHYALGNEGFSQVFVDQMDPDIVAVTRHSPKTHETVVLVAYTAFHHPDSNATDLRRHVRPLRVEGVVEEIIFEARLAYKSDKNESPFKFPDKHIKDDGYINGLKNYVVDIREHIQIPDSKIVEKGESGDLEITQLNFVNFQPGSVIAIRVLLHSNIKPALAKLNQVIYSVTMDAKSPESELQAIIARMSLPDMNKALFCCDQEEREETADHFGVYNIPAYGPLVYAGLQGVISLLAEIRPHNDLGHPLCVNLREGNWLIDYIWQRLKNYEGTLELSKWFEQAAEPFKLIPRYLVPSYFDALVVHVYVMLLDRCYSLLPPFVQDGSTFVELMSLNRS from the exons ATGGCTAACACTGAGAATCATATTGATGACACACGTGAAGTTGATGTGAGAATTTTGACGTTAAATAAAGGAGAGCATCAGGATGGAATTTTGTTTCGAGTTAAGAAAg GATGGCAAATAGAGTTTCGTCTTGGACCGTCACTATTTGGTAAATCTGTTGATATATTTACCAATCATCCTTTAAcggatgataaaaaatttgatagacATACTTACTATCGACTGAGATGGGTAAATGATGCTGCTGTTGTGAGGGTTTCTTTCGCTGGatcatttcattattatattacGGATGCAAA agaGAAGAATGAAATAAAACCTTTGGCTTCAGGGTACGTCTTAGTAGAACCAGAACTACCAATtggtaaagataaaaaattgccGTTAGAATGTATCCAATGTCAGACAGTTTTGTCAAAATGTCTAGGCGTGTTTTCGAGCTGGCGGGAAAAATTATTGGTATCGATAAATTCGGGCTACAATACGATACATTTTACACCAATACAAGAGTTGGGAGGTTCTAAGTCGGCGTACTGTTTGAATGATCAGTTAAAGCTCAATCCCGGGTTCAATGACAGCGAAGATAAACCGGTGACGTTTGATGATGTGGAAAAATTGACGAACGAATTGAGGAATGAGATGAATGTTTTGTCAATTGGCGATATTGTACTCAACCATACGGCTAACGAGAGTTCCTTTTTGGTTGAGCATCCGGAGTGTTCGTACAATTGTTTAAATTGCCCGCACTTACGTCCGGCATATCTTCTCGACGCCGCGCTGTTTGAATTGACGGTGCAGGTGGCGGCTGAGGAATGGGAGTTTAAAGGCATACCTAGTGTTGTCGAGACTGAGGATCATTTACATTCGATCCGTTATGCGCTGCATACATATTTTCTACCATTGGTTAAAATTCACGAACTTTTCACGTTGGATATTGACCAAATCGTTGGTGAGTTTTTAAACTTAGCGCGTTCTCAAATGCCTCAGGAACCTGATCAGCAGACTTCGGATAAAGAAAATacgattaaaataattcaagatCCTCAGTTCCGTCGATTGAAAGCTTCAGTTGATATGAAATTGGCGTTAcgtatttacaatatttacagACAAGATTGTTTTGACGAAGAGACGCGTTTGAAACGCTGCGCTGAAGAGTTTCGTAAAACAATCCAAGGGCTAAATGAAGCGATAATCACTGAAATACAAAATCATTTGGATGCTGCTGTAGAGAATACCGTCGCCACGATACGTTACTTCCGCGTGCAAGAAGATGGACCCAGACTGAAAGAAGTCAGCGCAAGAAATCCACTGACCGCGCGGTACTTCACGGACTACGGATCACCTCAGTCGTTAATAGAACGTGAAACGATAATGTACTCAGACAATGGCTGCTACTTGATGGCACACAATGGCTGGTTAATAAACAGCGAcccgttgaaaaattttgctgaTCGCGATTCAAACATTTACTTGCGAAGGGACTTAATCGCTTGGGCAGACATCGTCAAATTACGCTACGGCAATAAGCCTGAAGACAATCCATTCCTTTGGAAGCATATGACAGAGTATGTTGAGCAAACAGCCAGGATTTTTGACGGAGTAAGACTAGATAATTGTCACTCTACTCCTATTCCAGTTGCTGAGTTTATGTTGGATGCAGCGCGACGCATCCGACCGGACTTGTACGTTGTCGCGGAGCTCTTTACTAATTCTGATAAGAAGGACAACATATTTGTCAATAGATTAGGTATCACATCGTTCATACGGGAGGCGATGTCCGCATGGGATAGCCATGAAGAGGGACGTTTGATTTATCGGTACGGCGGCGAACCCGTGGGAGCTTTCTTTCAATCAAAGCAGCGTCCACTGGTACCCTGTATTGCGTATGCACTTTTTATGGATCAAACCCATGACAATCCGAGTCCTATTGAAAAGCGAAGTGTTTTTGATCTATTGCCCTCGGCAGCTTTAGTTAGCATGGCTTGTTGTGCTAGTGGTAGCAACCGCGGGTACGATGAGTTGGTGCCCCATCACATTCATGTTATTGATGAAAACAGAGAGTACACAGCATGGAATGAAAAAGAAGCAACTGATAGTAACGCTAAATATGTTGGAAGTATGACGGGCATAATTTCTGCTAAAAGAGCTTTCAATAATTTACATTACGCTCTGGGTAATGAAGGATTTTCTCAGGTATTTGTTGACCAAATGGACCCGGACATTGTCGCAGTTACGCGGCATTCACCAAAGACACACGAGACTGTTGTGTTGGTTGCGTACACGGCTTTCCATCATCCGGATTCAAATGCTACTGATTTACGAAGACACGTTAGGCCGTTAAGAGTTGAAGGAGTCGttgaagaaattattttcgaagCGCGATTAGCctataaaagtgataaaaatgaGTCACCATTTAAATTTCCTGATAAACATATCAAAGATGATGGTTACATCAATGGTCTAAAGAATTACGTAGTTGACATTCGCGAGCATATACAGATTCCCGACTCTAAAATAGTCGAAAAAGGAGAATCGGGAGATTTAGAAATAACGCAATTGAATTTTGTCAACTTCCAGCCGGGTTCCGTCATCGCTATTCGCGTGTTGCTGCACTCTAACATAAAACCAGCGTTAGCTAAATTAAACCAAGTAATTTATTCAGTTACTATGGACGCTAAATCCCCGGAATCAGAACTCCAGGCGATTATTGCTCGCATGAGTCTTCCGGACATGAACAAAGCGCTGTTCTGCTGCGACCAAGAAGAACGCGAAGAAACCGCCGACCACTTTGGAGTCTACAATATTCCTGCATACGGTCCGCTAGTTTACGCAGGACTCCAGGGTGTCATTTCACTTCTCGCAGAAATACGCCCTCACAATGATCTAGGTCATCCTTTGTGCGTAAATTTGCGTGAAGGCAACTGGCTGATTGATTACATATGGCAGcgtttgaaaaattatgaagGAACACTGGAGCTGAGCAAGTGGTTTGAACAAGCAGCTGAACCATTCAAATTAATCCCACGTTATCTAGTCCCCAGTTACTTTGATGCACTTGTCGTTCATGTTTATGTTATGCTACTAGATCGCTGTTACTCATTATTGCCACCATTTGTACAAGACGGCAGCACTTTTGTTGAATTAATGTCTCTAAACCGGAGTTGA